A region of Jonquetella anthropi DSM 22815 DNA encodes the following proteins:
- a CDS encoding AMP-binding protein produces the protein MDNRLESVIYESLSRTPEKECCKFADVSISRRQFVGLVEACAGSLRESGFQPGDRLATVLPNSPLMLALSLAAWKLQGSVVPLSPVAGPELISRFVGLLDPFALILPADVKEMDLMAQALSPLGDRVVRVPLDRPLSPLPRRVCRPGRPDTAVIFSTSGTTGAPKAVPLTHSNVLANLEAAKEHVSLVPEELRILNMLPNFHTFGFCLSGVWPLALGYPQVLLPSFLPPTRTIQTIYKEKISILVAVPTLIAMLCEAVSRAQLPPPGSLKRIICGGAAVPERLYHLVPKILGVPVHEGYGLTECSPVVAAVRRAEDGRFGVIGPFFPGFQHQIRDTEGRVIGGDEGVLWLKGPSVCSRYVQAEGDDNCQRFDDGWFNTGDVVRLLPEGMQIIDRANDIIIVSGFNVYPQEVENCMRENPAVADVAVVGSPNALSGEFVKAFVIPAPGVQTSERELINWCKKRLPSYKAPRKIDFVEELPRNALGKVLRRVLRDKERAAAKLGRGENS, from the coding sequence ATGGATAACCGTCTTGAGTCCGTCATTTACGAGAGCCTTTCCAGGACGCCGGAGAAGGAGTGCTGCAAGTTCGCCGACGTTTCCATCAGCCGCCGCCAGTTCGTCGGGCTGGTTGAGGCGTGCGCCGGCTCCCTTCGCGAGTCGGGCTTTCAGCCCGGCGACCGTCTGGCCACCGTGCTGCCCAACAGCCCGCTGATGTTGGCTCTGTCGTTAGCCGCGTGGAAACTTCAAGGTTCTGTCGTTCCCTTGAGCCCGGTCGCCGGTCCCGAACTGATCTCCCGTTTTGTAGGGCTGCTCGACCCGTTCGCCCTGATCCTCCCAGCTGACGTCAAGGAGATGGACCTGATGGCCCAAGCTCTTTCCCCGCTGGGTGACCGGGTCGTCCGCGTCCCGCTGGACCGGCCTTTGTCGCCCCTGCCCCGTCGGGTCTGCCGTCCCGGCCGACCGGACACGGCGGTCATTTTCTCCACGTCCGGCACCACCGGCGCCCCTAAGGCCGTGCCTCTGACCCACAGCAACGTCCTGGCCAACCTTGAGGCCGCCAAGGAGCACGTGAGCTTGGTCCCCGAAGAGCTCCGCATACTCAACATGCTGCCAAACTTCCACACCTTCGGCTTCTGCCTGTCCGGCGTCTGGCCGCTGGCGCTGGGATATCCTCAGGTCCTTCTGCCGAGCTTCCTGCCGCCAACCCGAACGATTCAGACTATCTACAAGGAGAAAATTTCCATCCTCGTCGCCGTGCCCACGCTGATCGCCATGCTCTGCGAGGCCGTGTCCCGCGCCCAGCTTCCCCCTCCCGGCTCGCTGAAGCGGATCATCTGCGGCGGCGCCGCTGTCCCGGAACGGCTGTACCATCTTGTTCCGAAAATTTTAGGCGTTCCCGTCCACGAGGGGTACGGCCTGACAGAGTGCTCGCCGGTCGTAGCCGCCGTCAGACGCGCTGAAGACGGCCGTTTCGGCGTCATCGGGCCGTTCTTCCCGGGCTTTCAGCACCAGATTCGGGACACGGAAGGCCGGGTCATCGGCGGGGATGAAGGCGTGCTGTGGCTCAAGGGTCCGTCGGTATGCAGCCGATACGTTCAGGCCGAGGGAGACGATAACTGCCAGCGGTTCGACGACGGGTGGTTCAACACAGGCGACGTGGTCCGCCTGCTCCCGGAAGGAATGCAGATCATCGACCGAGCCAACGACATCATCATCGTCAGCGGGTTCAACGTGTACCCGCAGGAAGTTGAAAACTGCATGAGGGAGAACCCCGCCGTGGCTGACGTGGCGGTAGTCGGCAGCCCGAACGCTTTAAGCGGCGAGTTCGTCAAGGCGTTCGTCATTCCCGCGCCGGGCGTCCAGACCAGCGAGCGGGAACTCATCAACTGGTGCAAGAAGCGTCTTCCCTCGTACAAGGCGCCCCGCAAAATCGACTTTGTGGAAGAGCTCCCGCGCAACGCGCTGGGCAAGGTCCTCCGGCGGGTGCTCCGGGACAAAGAACGTGCGGCGGCAAAGCTCGGCCGCGGAGAAAATAGTTAA
- a CDS encoding OmpP1/FadL family transporter, whose protein sequence is MHLKKIAAFGAAAALLFTAHVPACAAGFAVYEWDSWGVALADAMMFSDSPSVIGFNPAGITQFDANGSVAFGATCITPVGTAHFYRNGKQVATSDNTISPCVAPYAFFAKQISDSAWFGLGLYPRFGLASKFPSDFPGRFNNYLADFKTLSVAPTIALKISPSLSLSFGGDLMWTDLELGRAIGWTSKDPKPAWAPFSSYESHMNLHGKSFGTGWNVGLNWQASDKLSMAAVYRSKIKQTISHATTTFTQPQTNFGPVGVGGETFGRGTVTLPDSWTFGLGWKFDEKTRVEFDAIYTRWSSYNSLDITFDTFFPLLPALGPGALNYTVVSPKNWKDQWRFQLGVEHRMNSHWTLGAGVAWDDCPSPDQFSDFIVPVGSRTTYSLGAQYVNKGLKLSFSAGYMDIEDKPISSAGGPLGDPDFTCISRSCYATIFGLACQIDM, encoded by the coding sequence ATGCATCTGAAAAAAATCGCCGCTTTTGGTGCGGCCGCCGCGTTGCTTTTTACCGCTCACGTTCCTGCCTGCGCTGCTGGATTTGCCGTGTACGAGTGGGACAGCTGGGGCGTCGCGCTGGCTGACGCCATGATGTTCAGCGACAGCCCCTCCGTGATAGGCTTTAACCCGGCTGGGATCACCCAGTTCGACGCCAACGGCTCGGTCGCGTTTGGCGCGACCTGCATCACCCCGGTAGGAACCGCCCATTTTTACCGCAACGGGAAACAAGTCGCGACGTCTGACAACACGATTTCACCCTGCGTCGCGCCCTACGCGTTTTTCGCCAAACAGATCAGCGACTCGGCGTGGTTCGGCTTAGGGCTGTACCCTCGCTTCGGATTGGCGTCCAAGTTCCCGTCGGACTTCCCTGGCCGGTTCAACAACTACCTGGCCGATTTCAAAACCCTCAGCGTGGCCCCGACGATCGCCCTGAAGATCTCCCCGTCGCTGTCGTTGTCCTTCGGCGGCGATCTGATGTGGACGGACCTCGAGCTGGGGCGCGCCATCGGCTGGACGAGCAAAGATCCCAAGCCCGCCTGGGCGCCGTTCTCGTCGTATGAAAGCCATATGAACCTTCACGGCAAGAGCTTCGGTACCGGTTGGAATGTCGGGCTGAACTGGCAGGCTTCCGATAAGCTGTCCATGGCAGCGGTCTACCGCTCAAAAATCAAGCAGACCATCAGCCACGCCACGACGACGTTCACCCAACCCCAGACGAACTTCGGCCCGGTTGGAGTCGGTGGGGAGACCTTCGGCCGAGGGACTGTCACCCTGCCGGACAGCTGGACGTTCGGACTTGGCTGGAAGTTCGACGAAAAGACGAGGGTCGAGTTCGACGCCATTTACACTCGGTGGAGCTCGTACAACTCGCTGGACATCACCTTCGACACGTTTTTCCCGCTCCTTCCGGCCCTCGGCCCCGGCGCCCTAAATTACACGGTCGTCTCGCCGAAGAACTGGAAAGACCAGTGGCGATTCCAGCTGGGCGTCGAACACCGGATGAACAGTCACTGGACATTGGGCGCTGGCGTCGCATGGGACGACTGCCCTTCACCCGACCAATTCTCGGATTTCATCGTCCCGGTCGGTTCGCGCACTACTTACTCGCTGGGCGCCCAATACGTCAACAAGGGACTTAAATTGTCTTTTTCTGCCGGTTATATGGATATCGAGGACAAGCCCATCAGCTCTGCCGGCGGGCCACTGGGCGACCCGGACTTCACCTGCATCAGCCGCAGCTGCTACGCCACGATTTTCGGTCTGGCCTGTCAGATTGACATGTAG
- a CDS encoding RrF2 family transcriptional regulator, producing the protein MSPINPIVNLPEPLWLGLHALVALGREPEQPRTTETLSESIGCSKTHLSKVLQKLCHAGYVTALRGPGGGYQLALRPEKICMLHVFELLGGPFIPTGCTVDHHQNEPCLIGAMMDELTIAFRDYLATKTFYHLLRFYELTPEIRIGVSVSQRTGGSCRRAANERN; encoded by the coding sequence GTGAGCCCAATCAATCCAATCGTCAATCTTCCGGAACCGTTGTGGCTCGGCCTTCACGCGCTTGTCGCCCTCGGACGGGAACCGGAGCAGCCCCGGACGACCGAAACCCTCTCTGAGTCGATCGGCTGTTCAAAGACACACCTTTCCAAGGTGCTTCAAAAGCTCTGCCACGCCGGGTACGTCACGGCGCTGCGCGGGCCCGGAGGCGGGTACCAGTTGGCACTTCGCCCCGAGAAGATCTGCATGCTTCACGTTTTCGAGCTTCTTGGCGGCCCGTTCATTCCCACGGGCTGCACGGTGGATCACCATCAAAACGAGCCGTGCCTCATCGGCGCGATGATGGACGAACTGACCATCGCGTTTCGGGATTACCTCGCCACAAAAACATTTTACCATCTGCTTCGCTTTTACGAACTGACCCCAGAAATCAGAATCGGCGTCTCGGTAAGCCAGCGGACAGGCGGCTCTTGCCGACGAGCCGCAAACGAAAGGAACTGA
- the def gene encoding peptide deformylase, producing MNVTDMIRVYPDPVLRQPTEPVTVFDEALRRLLEDMAVIMHEADGVGLAAPQIGIAKKIAVVYDAETDHLYHLINPEVIASSGGQTGEEGCLSFPGIFGQVKRPLKVTVRCQDGDGNLQEYTAQGFIARAFTHEIDHLNGRLLIDNFSPLKRNLVLKKMGLA from the coding sequence ATGAATGTGACCGACATGATTCGCGTGTACCCCGATCCGGTTCTGCGGCAGCCGACCGAACCTGTGACGGTTTTTGACGAGGCGCTGCGCCGCCTGCTGGAAGACATGGCGGTGATCATGCACGAAGCCGACGGCGTCGGCCTAGCGGCCCCGCAAATTGGGATCGCGAAGAAAATTGCCGTCGTCTACGACGCTGAAACGGATCATCTGTATCATCTGATCAACCCTGAAGTGATTGCCTCCTCGGGCGGGCAGACCGGCGAGGAAGGTTGCCTGAGCTTCCCGGGAATTTTTGGCCAAGTGAAGCGGCCGCTCAAGGTGACCGTCCGGTGTCAGGACGGCGACGGGAACCTGCAGGAGTACACGGCGCAGGGATTTATTGCCCGGGCGTTTACCCACGAGATTGACCACCTGAACGGCCGGCTGCTGATTGACAACTTCTCGCCGCTCAAGCGGAACCTTGTGCTCAAAAAGATGGGGTTGGCGTGA
- the fmt gene encoding methionyl-tRNA formyltransferase produces MRSVWFCGTGKFAARCLARLASCGVSFELVVTQPPTRRGRGMKELPSPLEEKAVDLGLPVARTLRLNGDEELQSRLSACPPDVMLVVDFGQMIRRPWLDGPRAGCLNIHPSLLPKWRGAAPVRRALMNGDQTVGVTVFSLTEGMDSGPILLQEAMPLGPDDDAGMLLDKLADRGSELLASRLESFCAGGETLQPQDDREATFAPKIDKGECRLDAGESASRLACLVRALSPDIGAWFEFRGQRVKVWKAAPVEARTVPEGHMAFQGGNLLIGTSCGALRLDLVQPAGKKPLEGVSWAQGLRLEGAEIL; encoded by the coding sequence GTGAGATCCGTCTGGTTCTGCGGCACGGGGAAGTTCGCCGCCCGGTGTCTTGCCCGTCTGGCGAGCTGCGGCGTCTCGTTTGAACTGGTGGTGACTCAGCCGCCGACCCGACGGGGTCGAGGCATGAAGGAGCTGCCCTCGCCGCTCGAAGAAAAAGCGGTTGATCTGGGGCTACCGGTGGCGCGGACGCTCCGGCTGAACGGCGACGAAGAACTTCAAAGCCGCCTGTCGGCTTGCCCGCCCGACGTGATGTTGGTTGTAGACTTTGGACAGATGATCCGCCGCCCGTGGCTTGATGGGCCTAGGGCCGGATGCCTGAACATTCACCCGTCGCTGTTGCCGAAGTGGCGCGGCGCGGCGCCGGTGCGGCGGGCCCTGATGAACGGCGACCAAACGGTCGGCGTGACGGTCTTTTCCCTGACGGAAGGGATGGATTCCGGGCCGATTCTGTTGCAGGAGGCCATGCCGCTTGGGCCAGACGACGACGCGGGAATGCTGCTGGACAAGTTGGCCGATAGGGGGTCGGAGCTTCTGGCTTCTCGGCTCGAAAGTTTTTGTGCCGGCGGCGAGACGCTTCAGCCGCAGGACGACCGGGAGGCGACGTTTGCCCCTAAGATCGACAAAGGCGAATGCCGGCTCGACGCAGGTGAATCGGCGTCCCGCTTGGCCTGTCTGGTTCGGGCTCTGTCGCCGGATATCGGCGCGTGGTTTGAGTTCCGAGGCCAGCGGGTGAAGGTCTGGAAGGCCGCCCCGGTGGAAGCTCGGACGGTTCCAGAAGGGCATATGGCCTTTCAGGGTGGAAACCTTTTGATTGGCACTTCGTGCGGTGCGCTGCGCCTTGATCTGGTTCAGCCGGCGGGGAAAAAGCCGCTGGAGGGCGTCAGTTGGGCCCAAGGTTTGAGATTAGAGGGAGCTGAGATCCTATGA
- a CDS encoding ferredoxin family protein yields MAAKGRITVNEAYCKSCGLCVAACPKHVLRISDHLNARGYRPSEQFTEGCIACSMCAMSCPDACIEVYRIKED; encoded by the coding sequence ATGGCGGCCAAAGGAAGGATCACGGTCAACGAGGCGTACTGCAAGAGCTGCGGCCTGTGCGTGGCTGCGTGCCCGAAGCATGTGCTTCGCATCTCCGACCATCTGAACGCCCGGGGTTACCGTCCCTCGGAGCAGTTCACGGAAGGGTGCATCGCCTGTTCTATGTGTGCGATGTCCTGCCCTGACGCGTGCATCGAAGTGTACCGGATCAAAGAGGACTAG
- the vorB gene encoding 3-methyl-2-oxobutanoate dehydrogenase subunit VorB, producing the protein MTKVLMKGAEVFGEAAIKAGCRYFFGYPITPQNEIPEYMSAKLPHCGGVYVQGESEVASINMVLGAAASGAQVMTSSSSPGISLMSEGMSYLAGSELPCVVVNVMRAGPGLGGILPAQGDYNQATKGGGHGDYHAMVFAPSSLQEVVELVQGSWDFAFKYRTPVIILADGFMGQMMEPVEINERECNRGDYKSWALGYFPDRQGKRTLLKSLYLAAEPLETHNKNLQAKYAAMQEDARWENYHADDAELVITAFGTVARIAKTAVDHLRAEGKKVGLIRPITLFPFPLKAFENLPKAKKLFDVEMNYGQMLVDVKNATENRWPISFYGRAGGFAPSVEEIETECRKLLG; encoded by the coding sequence ATGACCAAGGTACTGATGAAAGGCGCCGAGGTTTTCGGGGAAGCGGCAATTAAGGCCGGCTGCCGGTATTTCTTCGGCTACCCGATCACGCCGCAGAACGAAATCCCGGAGTACATGTCAGCGAAACTGCCGCACTGCGGCGGCGTGTATGTCCAAGGGGAAAGCGAAGTAGCGTCCATCAACATGGTGCTGGGCGCCGCTGCGTCGGGAGCTCAAGTGATGACGTCGTCGTCCAGCCCCGGCATTTCTCTGATGTCCGAGGGCATGAGCTACCTGGCCGGTTCTGAGCTGCCCTGCGTGGTCGTCAACGTCATGCGGGCCGGCCCGGGGCTCGGCGGAATCCTTCCCGCTCAGGGAGACTACAACCAGGCGACGAAGGGCGGCGGCCACGGCGACTATCACGCCATGGTGTTCGCTCCCAGTTCTCTGCAAGAAGTCGTCGAGCTCGTTCAGGGCTCGTGGGACTTCGCGTTCAAGTACCGCACGCCGGTTATCATCTTGGCCGACGGGTTCATGGGGCAGATGATGGAGCCGGTGGAGATCAACGAGCGGGAGTGCAACCGGGGCGATTACAAGTCCTGGGCGCTGGGTTACTTCCCTGACCGTCAGGGCAAGAGGACGCTGCTCAAGAGTTTGTACTTGGCAGCCGAGCCTCTGGAGACCCACAACAAGAACCTGCAGGCCAAGTACGCGGCGATGCAGGAAGACGCCCGCTGGGAAAATTACCACGCTGACGACGCCGAACTGGTCATTACCGCGTTCGGCACTGTGGCGCGTATCGCGAAGACCGCGGTGGATCACCTGAGAGCTGAGGGGAAGAAAGTCGGGCTCATTCGTCCCATCACGCTGTTCCCGTTCCCGCTGAAGGCGTTTGAAAATCTGCCCAAAGCCAAAAAGCTGTTCGACGTGGAGATGAACTACGGACAGATGCTCGTGGACGTGAAGAACGCCACGGAAAACCGCTGGCCTATCAGCTTCTATGGCCGTGCGGGCGGTTTTGCGCCGTCGGTCGAGGAAATTGAGACCGAGTGCCGGAAGCTTCTCGGTTAG